In Leucobacter insecticola, one DNA window encodes the following:
- a CDS encoding SseB family protein — translation MAEAQIPEGVHADYANDNVQAALKALQDTPDYEHLAAFLTALRDGYLVVDVTGTSPKRGPRVRTIRSTKGQLVLPLFTSMDELRAAVPANQREKLKGAVMIASEALALIGSDRFVAAEFDKASAALVILRKYIALAAGTDPITAETLEQMR, via the coding sequence ATGGCTGAGGCGCAGATTCCAGAGGGTGTACACGCGGACTACGCGAACGACAACGTGCAGGCTGCGCTGAAGGCCCTGCAGGACACCCCCGATTACGAGCATCTCGCGGCATTTCTGACCGCGCTGCGTGACGGGTATCTCGTCGTCGACGTCACTGGCACCTCGCCGAAGCGCGGGCCGCGGGTACGCACGATCCGTTCCACGAAGGGGCAGCTGGTGTTGCCCCTCTTCACTTCGATGGATGAGCTACGGGCAGCAGTCCCAGCGAACCAGCGGGAAAAGCTGAAGGGCGCGGTGATGATCGCGAGCGAGGCACTTGCGCTCATCGGCTCGGATCGCTTTGTTGCCGCGGAGTTCGACAAGGCCTCGGCCGCGCTCGTGATCCTGCGAAAGTACATTGCTCTCGCCGCAGGCACGGATCCGATCACCGCCGAGACACTCGAGCAAATGCGCTGA
- a CDS encoding HdeD family acid-resistance protein, which produces MQRASDGVRTAIGVGGLIAVVLGLLIIFFPLKSGEVMMQIVAAVMAAYALVIGAVYIGSSIFGRTLGGWVRTGHVLLGLLYVIGGVIMMVNLGATALVLAGFLSVIVGLLWLFEGALAFSMLKQSASKAWTVIYAVISIIAGAVLIMSPFMGAVTLWLLLGISMVVLGAVQVIRALLVKPEV; this is translated from the coding sequence ATGCAACGGGCGAGCGACGGGGTGCGCACCGCGATCGGTGTCGGTGGCCTGATCGCCGTGGTGCTCGGCCTCCTCATCATCTTTTTCCCCCTGAAATCGGGCGAAGTCATGATGCAGATCGTGGCCGCCGTCATGGCCGCGTACGCCCTGGTGATCGGCGCCGTTTACATCGGATCGTCGATATTTGGCCGCACCCTTGGCGGTTGGGTGCGCACGGGCCACGTCCTTCTCGGTCTGCTCTATGTCATCGGTGGCGTGATCATGATGGTCAACCTCGGCGCCACCGCCCTGGTGCTCGCCGGGTTCCTCTCGGTGATCGTCGGCCTGCTGTGGCTCTTCGAGGGAGCGCTTGCGTTCTCGATGCTGAAACAGAGCGCGAGCAAAGCCTGGACGGTGATCTACGCCGTCATCAGCATCATTGCCGGCGCGGTGCTCATCATGTCACCGTTTATGGGGGCGGTCACGCTGTGGCTGCTGCTCGGGATCTCAATGGTGGTGCTCGGTGCTGTGCAGGTGATCCGGGCGCTCCTCGTGAAGCCAGAGGTGTAG
- a CDS encoding biotin-dependent carboxyltransferase family protein translates to MADLLRALEVLNPGLATTVQDQGRFGYYRFGIPQGGVMDQYAAALGNRLVGNTAAEAVLECTYLGPQLRASADTVIAVTGAPVEVRVNGTAVAQNARFSLAAGDELSFGVIQGGTKFFIAVAGGIDVPEVLGSRSTYPIGKLGGFEGRAVQAGDVLPVGEPQASTLPQLDSVPAELLPSYDRELVVRIMVGLYDHKLTDEGLRNLTEAEWTLTPVADRMGLRFDGPGAAWRQEEQPFGAGQDPSNITDAGYPVGSIQIPGGTQPIVLHCDAVSGGGYAQAATVISADMDLFARMAPGPKCALCR, encoded by the coding sequence ATGGCTGACTTGCTTCGCGCTCTCGAGGTGCTGAACCCGGGGCTCGCGACCACGGTGCAGGATCAGGGCCGCTTCGGGTACTACCGTTTCGGCATTCCGCAGGGCGGCGTGATGGATCAGTACGCCGCGGCACTCGGGAACCGACTTGTCGGGAACACCGCCGCCGAAGCCGTGCTCGAGTGCACGTACCTCGGGCCGCAGTTGCGGGCCTCCGCTGACACGGTCATCGCTGTCACCGGTGCCCCGGTTGAGGTGCGGGTGAACGGCACCGCCGTCGCGCAGAACGCACGGTTCAGTCTTGCTGCGGGCGACGAACTCTCGTTCGGTGTGATCCAGGGCGGTACGAAGTTCTTTATCGCCGTTGCCGGTGGCATCGACGTGCCGGAGGTCCTGGGGTCACGTTCGACCTACCCGATTGGCAAACTGGGCGGATTTGAGGGGCGCGCGGTGCAGGCTGGCGACGTGCTCCCGGTCGGCGAACCGCAGGCGTCGACGCTGCCGCAGCTCGACAGCGTCCCGGCGGAACTGCTGCCGAGTTACGATCGTGAGCTCGTTGTTCGGATCATGGTGGGCCTCTACGATCACAAGCTCACCGATGAGGGTCTGCGGAATCTGACCGAGGCCGAGTGGACGTTGACCCCCGTGGCGGACCGCATGGGGTTGCGCTTTGATGGGCCTGGCGCCGCCTGGAGACAGGAAGAACAGCCGTTTGGTGCCGGGCAGGATCCGTCCAACATCACCGATGCGGGCTATCCGGTCGGATCGATTCAGATTCCGGGCGGCACCCAACCCATCGTCCTGCACTGTGACGCCGTATCTGGTGGCGGATACGCCCAGGCCGCAACGGTGATCAGCGCGGACATGGACCTGTTTGCCCGCATGGCCCCGGGGCCAAAGTGCGCTTTGTGCCGGTGA
- a CDS encoding 5-oxoprolinase subunit B family protein: protein MTLTEHARYSWGGDEFLVVEIAPDMSLEANFVANSIAVGLEDRALPGIIDICPANASLLVRFNPDELAHDELERTVRELETEVKKAAVQELDTRIIEVPVWYNDPYTSETEQRFREGYHQRPEGSDLDYSAEVNGLANAEEFIRRHHETPWLVSMVGFVAGLPFLFQLTPRERQLEVPKYLSPRTDTPPLTVGIGGCFTAHYSVRGAGGYQMLGIAPAPIFDPGQTLADFSDFMVLFRTGDIVKYRPVDEAEYRKIQAEVEQGTYRYKQAPVRFSLAEALADPDSYNRSLLEALNG from the coding sequence ATGACACTGACAGAACACGCGCGGTATAGCTGGGGTGGCGACGAGTTCCTGGTTGTCGAGATCGCCCCCGACATGTCACTCGAGGCGAACTTCGTAGCAAATTCGATCGCGGTCGGGCTTGAGGATCGCGCGCTTCCCGGCATCATCGATATCTGCCCCGCGAACGCCTCGCTCCTGGTGCGATTCAACCCGGATGAGCTCGCGCACGATGAGCTTGAGCGCACCGTGCGTGAGCTCGAAACCGAGGTGAAGAAAGCCGCGGTGCAAGAGCTTGACACGCGCATCATCGAGGTGCCGGTCTGGTACAACGATCCCTACACCAGCGAAACGGAGCAGCGCTTCCGTGAGGGGTACCATCAGCGGCCCGAGGGATCGGATCTTGACTACAGCGCCGAGGTGAATGGGCTTGCCAACGCGGAAGAATTCATCCGTCGTCACCACGAAACACCCTGGCTTGTTTCGATGGTCGGGTTCGTTGCGGGGTTGCCCTTCCTGTTCCAGTTGACACCTCGTGAGCGGCAGCTGGAGGTACCCAAATACCTCAGCCCACGGACCGATACTCCGCCGCTGACCGTCGGTATTGGGGGCTGCTTCACCGCCCACTACTCGGTTCGTGGCGCGGGCGGTTACCAGATGCTCGGCATTGCGCCCGCGCCGATCTTCGATCCTGGGCAGACCCTCGCCGACTTCAGCGATTTCATGGTGCTCTTCCGCACCGGCGACATCGTCAAGTACCGCCCGGTCGACGAAGCTGAATATCGCAAGATCCAGGCCGAAGTGGAGCAGGGGACCTACCGCTACAAGCAGGCACCCGTGCGCTTCAGCCTCGCGGAGGCGCTCGCCGATCCCGATTCCTACAACCGCTCACTCTTGGAGGCACTCAATGGCTGA
- a CDS encoding acetyl-CoA carboxylase: MSTQIIAPVPGIFYRRPAPDKAPFVETGDAVEAGQTIGVIEIMKQFTEVRSESAGVLESFAVEDMGMVGPGDAIATIN; this comes from the coding sequence ATGAGCACACAGATCATCGCACCGGTCCCGGGTATCTTTTACCGCCGTCCCGCGCCCGACAAAGCACCGTTTGTTGAGACTGGCGACGCGGTCGAGGCAGGGCAGACCATCGGGGTCATCGAGATCATGAAGCAGTTCACCGAGGTCCGCAGCGAATCTGCGGGTGTGCTCGAGTCATTTGCGGTGGAAGACATGGGGATGGTCGGCCCCGGCGACGCCATCGCAACGATCAACTAA
- the pxpA gene encoding 5-oxoprolinase subunit PxpA, whose product MTQRTLDDMTAQRRDNISVNSDMGEAFGLHTFGNDPALMPVIDVANVACGFHAGDPGVMDTTVALAKAHGVRVGAHPGLPDLVGFGRREMKLSPDEVEQLIRYQVGALTGFLRKHDVPLNHIKPHGSLYGMLARDEELMLGAVKVARDYNVPVFGLAGTAHQRVAEREGVEFVGELYVDLDYNAEGGLIILRQPHETDPAAAAERARRAIETGTILSIDGGELAIDFGSICVHSDTPNSAAVATAVRAALSA is encoded by the coding sequence GTGACTCAGCGTACCTTAGACGACATGACTGCACAGCGTCGTGACAATATTTCAGTGAATTCAGATATGGGGGAAGCCTTCGGGCTCCACACCTTCGGCAACGATCCGGCGCTCATGCCCGTGATCGACGTGGCGAACGTTGCCTGTGGCTTCCACGCCGGCGATCCCGGAGTGATGGACACCACCGTTGCCCTCGCGAAAGCGCACGGCGTACGCGTCGGCGCACACCCGGGGCTCCCCGACCTTGTCGGATTTGGGCGGCGGGAGATGAAGCTCTCCCCGGACGAGGTGGAGCAGCTCATCCGCTACCAGGTGGGTGCGCTCACCGGGTTCCTGCGCAAGCACGATGTGCCGTTGAACCACATCAAGCCGCACGGCTCGCTCTACGGTATGCTCGCCCGCGACGAGGAATTGATGCTCGGCGCGGTCAAGGTCGCGCGTGACTACAACGTGCCCGTGTTTGGCCTCGCCGGCACCGCGCATCAGCGAGTTGCGGAACGCGAGGGCGTCGAGTTTGTCGGCGAACTCTATGTTGATCTTGACTACAACGCCGAGGGCGGACTGATTATCCTCCGTCAGCCCCACGAGACCGATCCCGCCGCCGCCGCAGAACGCGCTCGCCGAGCGATTGAGACCGGCACGATTCTCTCCATCGACGGTGGTGAACTCGCGATCGACTTTGGCAGCATTTGTGTGCACTCTGATACGCCCAACTCGGCCGCCGTCGCCACCGCAGTGCGCGCGGCGCTGAGCGCCTGA